A region of Jaculus jaculus isolate mJacJac1 chromosome 16, mJacJac1.mat.Y.cur, whole genome shotgun sequence DNA encodes the following proteins:
- the LOC123455295 gene encoding protein ATP6V1FNB-like yields MRDLFGTNQNQAYWAERLQKEAVARATWNLRYGHKYLKEGRAREQHPRAPGRTALSVDPGSATGFSVSTGVQISQLETQGNQDSFRPKSVESTLSNGDRACQAKDVAIQNKPEALDMRKPPRDTLKLLYQGISHDGQGRAQYLQERHQQSPREKFPYPILSSWEYGWHLGDIMKNYRTPAYARVQPISKVFYTKNSIFHIPRRKDQLM; encoded by the exons ATGAGGGACCTGTTTGGCACGAATCAGAATCAGGCCTACTGGGCGGAGCGCCTCCAGAAAGAGGCAGTTGCCAGGGCCACCTGGAATCTGCGTTATGGCCACAAATACCTGAAAGAGGGCAGGGCCCGGGAGCAGCACCCAAGGGCCCCCGGCAGGACAGCCTTGAGCGTTGACCCAGGGTCTGCAACTGGCTTCTCTGTCAGCACAGGGGTGCAGATAAGCCAACTGGAGACCCAGGGGAACCAGGACTCATTCAGGCCTAAGAGCGTGGAGAGCACTCTCTCCAATGGAGACAGAGCGTGCCAGGCCAAAGACGTGGCCATCCAGAACAAGCCAGAGGCCTTGGACATGAGGAAGCCCCCCCGAGACACCCTTAAACTTCTCTACCAGGGCATCTCCCATGATGGCCAAGGCCGGGCCCAATACCTCCAGGAACGGCATCAGCAGTCGCCGAGGGAGAAATTCCCGTACCCAATCCTGTCTTCCTGGGAGTATGGCTGGCACTTGG GGGATATCATGAAGAACTACAGGACACCAGCTTATGCCAGAGTCCAGCCTATCTCTAAGGTGTTCTACACAAAAAACAGCATCTTCCACATTCCGCGGCGGAAAGACCAGCTCATGTGA